The Sesamum indicum cultivar Zhongzhi No. 13 linkage group LG6, S_indicum_v1.0, whole genome shotgun sequence genome has a segment encoding these proteins:
- the LOC105165803 gene encoding histone-lysine N-methyltransferase ATXR7-like isoform X3 produces MKTARKVVLDEIVSCIISDSLATKKSNKNHNIEPLIHDAKSCCSYRRMSEVCQVRNEHVAAGDEVEVCNTVEERCSSETMRSPPSMKSVGGFDNFCAAYIAVSRTLFDSCLQVMWNAIFYDPVTEYTSTWRKMKRWPPPSYVGEQCITSKQFSVQRTKLPAYHLMEEQDSSSSEVDCPPGFEPVSTAIDVQLQSPSVSSPFEGQKSSKGNVLSSDTIYGDMEVILEYILDNLHSSSKLSLVDYFKRFVDEEVKKVVDFPKSSHKKEVTLYSSHLPNHTGGYNSQKIPTLLFSDDRQHPPQLVKNLSDQSVIHCHEVSVTTLSKSAFQKLPMHLDDPTGIEVDELCPALSEESMEEDVLLHFSKRSFQKLTMHLNDASSIAVIDELRPPQSEEITERCSLSQIGQVQSFKLDGHAWKTTFQVALMISRLRIYDYVMKKFESLYDDAIEKAITATCSFRRYESPNKGTVRCMNKEKPDDGERYSEVSLLKEEYTYSRRRKLSGKKSDSFILSLTMGETDHLNRASKRSRRSYTLKTIPQAAQVQYMIPHLEKQGPENDSNKPCANVSILGEKGSSMQNCSWRSEKVARAIQDDFFEDDSSSNTRNTSFLTKDQHNLERITCAKSLESNSLDFEATGSTTKMPKASKVSKLKRKQLIDDTQILRPGKVQKLANGVAKQSLCKQVDAHKIKRSKSRIARPCPQSNGCARSSMNGWEWREWALTASPGERARVRGSRPHSQYMNSECIGSHSSSFKGLSARTNRVKLRNLLAAAEGADLLKATQLKARKKRLRFQRSKIHDWGLVALEPIEAEDFVIEYVGELIRPRISDIRERQYEKMGIGSSYLFRLDDGYVVDATKRGGIARFINHSCEPNCYTKVISVEGQKKIFIYAKRHISAGEELTYNYKFPLEEKKIPCHCGSRRCRGSLN; encoded by the exons ATGAAAACAGCACGTAAAGTTGTACTTGATGAGATAGTTAGCTGCATAATTTCTGATTCTCTTGCCACCAAGAAAAGTAACAAGAATCATAACATTGAACCACTTATTCACGATGCCAAATCCTGTTGTTCTTATCGCAGAATG TCTGAAGTATGTCAAGTGAGGAATGAACATGTTGCTGCTGGGGATGAAGTAGAAGTATGTAACACTGTTGAGGAAAGATGCAGTAGTGAAACAATGAGATCTCCTCCCAGCATGAAATCAGTTGGAGGCTTTGATAACTTTTGTGCTGCATATATCGCTGTTAGCAGGACGCTCTTTGATTCTTGTTTGCAAGTCATGTGGAATGCAATCTTTTATGATCCTGTAACTGAGTATACATCCACGTGGAGAAAGATGAAACGGTGGCCTCCCCCTTCTTATGTTGGTGAGCAATGCATTACATCCAAACAGTTCTCTGTGCAGAGAACAAAGCTACCAGCATACCAT CTAATGGAGGAACAAGACTCCTCCAGCTCTGAGGTGGATTGCCCTCCTGGTTTTGAACCAGTGAGTACTGCAATAGATGTACAATTGCAGTCACCATCAGTTTCTTCACCTTTTGAGGGACAAAAGTCTTCCAAAGGAAATGTTTTGAGCTCCGATACTATTTATGGTGACATGGAGGTCATCTTGGAATATATACTGGATAACCTTCATTCATCTTCAAAGTTGTCGTTGGTAGATTACTTTAAGAGATTTGTGGATGAGGAAGTGAAGAAGGTGGTTGATTTTCCAAAAAGTAGTCATAAGAAAGAG GTAACTCTATACTCCTCTCATCTGCCCAACCATACAGGTGGATACAATTCTCAGAAAATCCCAACACTTCTATTCTCAGATGATCGCCAACATCCACCtcaattagtaaaaaatctGTCAGATCAGAGTGTAATTCACTGTCATGAAGTTTCTGTGACAACTTTATCGAAGAGTGCATTTCAAAAACTGCCAATGCATTTAGATGACCCAACTGGTATTGAAGTAGATGAACTGTGTCCAGCTCTATCCGAGGAAAGTATGGAAGAAGACGTTCTGTTACATTTCTCCAAGCGCTCTTTCCAGAAATTGACTATGCATTTAAATGATGCGAGTAGTATTGCAGTTATTGATGAATTGCGCCCACCTCAATCTGAGGAAATTACTGAACGTTGTTCTTTATCACAAATTGGACAAGTGCAATCATTTAAACTAGATGGGCATGCTTGGAAAACCACTTTCCAGGTTGCATTGATGATAAGCCGGTTGAGGATATATGACTATgtcatgaaaaaatttgaatcttTATATGATGATGCTATTGAGAAAGCTATAACAGCGACATGCTCTTTTAGGAGATATGAATCACCCAATAAG GGTACTGTGCGTTGcatgaataaagaaaaacctGATGATGGAGAGAGATATTCTGAAGTATCTTTATTGAAAGAAGAATACACATATTCTCGGAGGAGAAAGCTGAGTGGTAAAAAATCAGATTCATTTATTCTCTCCCTGACTATGGGAGAGACTGATCATCTGAACCGAGCATCGAAAAGGTCAAGGAGATCTTATACCCTTAAAACTATTCCTCAGGCTGCTCAAGTTCAATATATGATTCCTCATTTAGAGAAGCAGGGTCCAGAAAATGACAGTAACAAGCCATGTGCTAATGTTAGCATCCTTGGGGAAAAGGGATCATCCATGCAAAATTGTAGTTGGAGATCAGAGAAAGTTGCTCGTGCTATTCAAG ATGATTTCTTCGAAGATGATTCAAGCAGCAATACACGGAATACATCCTTTTTGACCAAAGACCAGCACAATCTTGAGAGGATTACTTGTGCCAAAAGTCTGGAATCGAATTCTTTGGATTTTGAAGCTACTGGTAGCACCACCAAAATGCCAAAAG CAAGTAAGGTCTCAAAACTTAAAAGGAAGCAACTGATTGATGATACGCAAATTTTGCGACCAGGGAAAGTCCAGAAACTAGCAAATGGCGTTGCAAAACAATCACTATGTAAACAAGTTGATGCACATAAGATTAAGAGAAGTAAGTCGAGGATAGCAAGACCTTGTCCCCAGTCAAATGGTTGTGCCAGGTCGTCTATGAATGGCTGGGAATGGCGTGAATGGGCTTTGACTGCTAGTCCCGGAGAAAGGGCTCGTGTCCGGGGTAGTCGCCCGCATTCTCAATATATGAATTCTGAGTGTATTGGTTCTCATTCATCAAGTTTTAAGGGACTTTCTGCGAGAACAAACAGGGTTAAGTTGCGTAACCTTCTTGCTGCCGCAGAGGGTGCCGATCTTCTTAAAGCAACACAGTTGAAG GCAAGGAAAAAACGTTTGCGTTTCCAGCGAAGCAAGATACATGACTGGGGTCTTGTTGCGCTGGAACCAATCGAGGCAGAGGACTTTGTTATTGAATATGTTGGAGAACTTATTCGCCCTCGT ATATCTGATATACGTGAGCGCCAATATGAGAAGATGGGAATTGGGAGTAGTTATCTTTTCAGATTGGATGATGGTTATGTG GTTGATGCTACAAAGCGCGGAGGGATTGCTAGATTTATAAATCATTCTTGTGAG CCTAACTGCTACACGAAGGTCATTAGTGTTGAGGGGCAGAAAAAGATTTTCATATATGCTAAGCGGCACATATCTGCTGGTGAAGAACTCACTTACAATTACAAATTCCCATTGGAGGAGAAAAAGATACCTTGCCACTGCGGTTCTAGAAG GTGCCGCGGGTCACTGAACTGA